From the Brassica napus cultivar Da-Ae chromosome A8, Da-Ae, whole genome shotgun sequence genome, one window contains:
- the LOC125577300 gene encoding Fanconi anemia group D2 protein homolog isoform X1: MVFLSRKKPPPPPPSSSSAPPPPSSSAAPPPKFPQAQKKSADEPDAVEKMTAILAEAGCTLNNPYGPPCLPSDLHAFRRHLTTRFSSCSVSDLRSVFVAGFSSYIQSPSNLRRVLSTCSSTKRDESLVRNLLLVSPIQLDLQKTLLEKLPEYFDVVSGCSLEEDVARLIIKHFRWLDFIVNPDVFTDKLMEVLSISPPHLKKEIIGSLPEIIGDHISRAVVDSLEKMLQEDSSVVVPVLDSFSNLNLDDQLQEQALTVAISCIRTIDAEHMPYLLRFLLLAATQANVRRIISQIRQKLKFTGISQPCASQNKLKGKVPAYNSEGSILHALRSSLRFKNILCQEIIKELNGLEKPRDFKVIDVWLLILMYMNGDPIRKSIEKIFKKKVVDGCIQEALLDQCICGNKEFVKDNFGSFISLAEHLLSSKEEKAREFGSHIYTRLFEGFADNYSRQEILGALVTHVGSDNKFEVSSVLEMMTVLAKKYAQQLLPFSSHINGILDYLEGFNVENLHKVYEVFSLLALSARASPDSFRSSISNELMMIVRKQISHPDLKYQKMGLVGTLRIVSSLGDATSVPDCSSSQVSDCGEILELLKTSVDSCRQSNLALIIFYDEFAAILSQKLLQPEIMEWIGKHLGEFESLFLADLENGEMANKSSYSGLEGDLWMNLDGSISPICLNILALASSSSESCCLQILPSNFLLLSSVERLTNGGSLAGIDALLGCPLHLPSSKYFAAAGWQSLTTKQREILSLSLYYAANWIRELLNAFSSQIDKRDGCISQATEKDVTTKLLMRLRNLILLESLLSNLITLSPQSLPELHPYSATSQHTDHPERKTEKRKLQDDDASQRKGNMKNKLKKSKQSSVDEHLRQPTILDAFKKAGVVTSQTQLHENPSPSSLDGRIASGSMHETCSGDESLSVKIPQLSPALAAQRFKFRPLLPQCLSILKFPKVQSQNIRNPEYKAELPLYLYLLQDLHTKLDSLVPPGKLLPFKRGSPPGYLGGFKLVELVSQIKGLFPSLRMHLNTAMSLLIKGEETPQTIWRDEFAKAGNPNTSNIVVSESLIYTMVCKEVLFCFSKMLTLPGFETDKSLLLDLLEAFQPTDIPVDSFADLQPFPSPGTKDYLFIGVYCFFEDILNNACSFSFDLAFECLLTLQLVVTSAQKYIGKVSEEVTKNRYVGPIQGLVPSLHAKLGTSAEKLLRHEWIDETTDNKGLKNKGEMVQNILRIYLETSGSTSDLLDELACTILPQASLSKSTGEEDAHDHEFPTLCSATFRGWYKTLHEENLAILNKLVKVVSSEKRQNCQSEATEAHLRDIQKTVNVIVSLVNLCRSHDKVTIHGMAIKYGGKYVDSFLKVFDFLEAHIQDHNELVIQLVKDLQKATRTLQTLCSEAKGMKQTAITSKIPATKRSLERFLFHVKALLHTTSRGSNFWMGSLKHKDLRGQIVSSQAYVDNETDEVEEETMSGGEDPMEADELPSSP, translated from the exons ATGGTGTTTCTCTCTCGCAAAAAGCCTCCACCGCCTCCGCCATCTTCCTCATCTGCTCCGCCTCCGCCGTCTTCCTCAGCTGCTCCGCCTCCCAAATTCCCCCAGGCGCAAAAGAAATCCGCCGATGAACCCGACGCGGTGGAGAAGATGACTGCGATTCTAGCGGAAGCTGGCTGCACACTGAACAACCCGTACGGTCCTCCATGTCTCCCCTCCGATCTCCACGCCTTCCGCCGCCATCTCACGACTCGCTTTTCGTCTTGCTCCGTCAGTGATCTCCGCTCAGTTTTCGTAGCTGGATTCTCATCGTACATTCAATCTCCGAGTAATCTTCGTAG AGTGCTTTCCACTTGTTCATCGACAAAGAGAGACGAGTCATTAGTCCGTAACCTCCTCCTTGTATCCCCCATCCAGCTTGATCTACAAAAAACGCTTCTCGAGAAGCTTCCTGAGTACTTCGACGTCGTTTCGGGATGTTCCCTTGAGGAGGATGTTGCTCGCCTCATCATCAAGCATTTCCGCTGGCTCGACTTCATTGTTAATCCCGATGTGTTCACCGATAAGCTGATGGAAGTTCTATCGATCTCTCCTCCGCACTTGAAGAAGGAGATCATTGGATCGTTGCCGGAGATTATTGGGGATCACATCTCTCGCGCTGTGGTTGATTCTCTAGAGAAGATGCTTCAGGAGGATTCCTCTGTTGTTGTTCCAGTTCTTGATTCTTTCTCTAACCTCAATTTAGATGATCAATTGCAAGAACAG GCGCTTACAGTAGCGATATCATGTATTAGAACAATCGACGCAGAGCATATGCCGTATCTACTTAGGTTCTTGCTTCTTGCTGCTACTCAAGCAAATGTTAGAAGAATAATCTCTCAGATACGCCAAAAGTTGAAGTTCACCGGAATCTCACAACCTTGTGCTTCTCAAAACAAACTCAAAGGAAAAGTACCTGCGTATAATTCAGAAGGTTCTATTCTCCATGCTTTGAGATCAAGCCTTCGGTTTAAGAAT ATACTCTGTCAAGAAATCATAAAGGAGCTGAATGGTCTGGAGAAACCTCGAGATTTCAAGGTAATCGATGTATGGCTGCTTATTCTCATGTATATGAATGGGGATCCCATCAGGAAGAGCATCGAGAAGATATTTAAGAAGAAAGTGGTTGATGGATGCATACAAGAAGCCTTGCTTGATCAATGTATATGTGGCAATAAAGAGTTTGTGAAG GATAACTTTGGATCGTTTATTTCTTTGGCTGAACACCTCTTGTCAAGCAAAGAAGAAAAAGCAAGGGAGTTTGGCTCGCATATCTATACTCGTCTTTTTGAAGGGTTTGCTGACAATTATTCCAGACAAGAG ATACTAGGTGCCCTAGTGACACATGTGGGATCTGATAACAAATTTGAGGTCAGTTCAGTCCTAGAGATGATGACGGTTCTGGCGAAAAAATATGCACAGCAACTCCTTCCCTTTTCTTCTCACATAAATG GTATTTTGGACTACTTGGAGGGATTTAATGTGGAAAATTTGCATAAG GTCTATGAGGTTTTCAGTCTCCTCGCACTATCAGCTCGTGCAAGTCCTGATTCTTTTCGATCTTCAATTTCGAATGAACTTATGATGATAGTAAGGAAGCAG ATTAGTCATCCAGATCTCAAGTACCAAAAGATGGGGTTAGTTGGAACTCTAAGGATTGTTTCATCACTTGGGGATGCAACCAGTGTTCCGGACTGTTCATCATCTCAG GTTTCAGATTGTGGGGAGATTTTGGAGCTCTTAAAGACATCTGTAGACTCTTGCAGACAGTCTAACTTAGCCCTAATTATTTTCTATGATGAGTTCGCTGCCATTCTCAGCCAGAAACTACTTCAGCCAGAAATTATGGAGTG GATCGGGAAGCATCTGGGAGAATTTGAGTCACTATTTCTGGCCGATCTTGAAAACGGAGAAATGGCTAATAAGAGTTCATATTCTGGACTAGAAG GGGATCTTTGGATGAACTTGGATGGTAGTATATCACCAATCTGTTTGAACATTTTGGCCCTGGCATCTTCATCCTCAGA GTCTTGTTGTCTGCAGATTCTTccttcaaattttcttttgctaTCATCT GTTGAGAGATTGACAAATGGTGGATCCCTTGCTGGAATTGATGCTCTGCTCGGATGCCCTTTGCACCTTCCTTCTTCCAAG TACTTTGCCGCAGCTGGATGGCAATCTCTGACAACAAAGCAGAGAgaaatcctctctctctctttatattaTGCTGCAAACTGGATACGAGAACTC CTTAACGCCTTCAGTTCCCAAATTGACAAAAGGGATGGCTGCATTAGTCAGGCTACAGAAAAGGATGTGACAACAAAGCTTCTGATGCGACTCAGAAATCTAAT ATTATTGGAAAGCTTATTGAGCAATTTGATTACGCTATCTCCTCAGTCTCTACCGGAGCTCCACCCTTATTCAGCCACAAGCCAACATACTGACCATCCAGAGAGGAAAACTGAGAAGAGGAAACTACAAGATGATGATGCTTCCCAACGCAAGggaaacatgaaaaataaattgaaaaaatcaAAGCAGTCAAGTGTTGATGAACACTTGCGACAGCCAACTATTTTGGACGCTTTCAAGAAAGCAGGAGTAGTTACAAGTCAAACACAGCTACATGAAAATCCTTCCCCATCATCGTTAGATGGCAGGATAGCGTCAGGGTCAATGCATGAAACTTGTTCTGGTGATGAATCTCTAAGTGTAAAGATTCCTCAACTTTCCCCGGCCCTTGCAGCCCAAAGATTCAAATTCAGGCCTCTTCTTCCTCAATGCCTTTCCATCCTAAAATTTCCAAAG GTGCAGAGCCAAAATATACGAAACCCTGAATATAAAGCTGAG CTACCCctgtatttgtatcttttacaagatcttcatacCAAGCTGGATAGTCTTGTTCCTCCTGGTAAACTACTTCCTTTCAAACGTGGAAGCCCTCCAGGATATTTAGGGGGGTTCAAATTGGTTGAACTTGTCAGTCAAATAAAAGGACTTTTTCCAAGCCTCAGGATGCATTTGAATACAGCAATGTCCTTACTGATAAAAG GTGAGGAAACTCCTCAAACTATTTGGAGAGATGAGTTTGCTAAGGCGGGAAATCCGAACACATCCAATATAGTAGTTTCTGAATCTCTGATTTACACAATGGTGTGCAAAGAAGTTTTATTCTGTTTCAGCAAG ATGTTGACCCTCCCTGGGTTCGAAACAGACAAATCGCTGCTGCTGGATCTTCTGGAAGCCTTCCAGCCTACCGACATTCCAGTTGATAGCTTCGCGGATCTGCAACCTTTCCCTTCACCTGGAACAAAGGACTACTTGTTTATTGGCGTCTATTGTTTCTTTGAAGATATTTTAAACAACg CTTGTTCCTTCTCGTTTGATCTGGCCTTCGAATGTCTTCTAACTCTACAATTAGTGGTGACCTCTGCACAAAAATATATTGGTAAGGTATCTGAAGAAGTTACTAAGAACAGATATGTCGGTCCCATTCAGGGTCTTGTACCCAGCCTGCATGCCAAACTGGGAACTTCTGCTGAGAAACTTCTCAGGCATGAATGGATTGATGAAACTACTGATAACAAGGGTTTGAAGAACAAA GGTGAAATGGTGCAGAACATATTGCGAATATACCTGGAAACCAGTGGATCCACATCTGATTTGCTCGATGAACTTGCTTGTACCATTTTGCCTCAG GCCTCTCTATCCAAGTCAACAGGAGAAGAGGATGCTCATGATCATGAATTCCCTACACTATGTTCAGCGACTTTCAGAGGATGGTACAAGACATTG CATGAAGAAAATCTCGCAATTCTCAACAAACTG GTGAAGGTTGTTAGCTCAGAGAAACGGCAAAACTGTCAATCTGAAGCTACCGAAGCACACTTAAGAGACATTCAGAAGACTGTAAATGTGATAGTGTCTTTAGTCAACTTGTGTCGCTCGCATGATAAG GTTACAATCCACGGAATGGCTATCAAGTATGGTGGGAAGTATGTGGACTCATTTCTAAAAG TTTTTGATTTCCTGGAAGCACATATTCAAGATCATAACGAATTAGTCATCCAGCTG GTCAAAGATCTCCAAAAGGCTACAAGAACATTACAGACTCTTTGTTCTGAAGCTAAG GGTATGAAACAAACAGCCATCACCAGCAAAATACCAGCAACGAAGCGATCTTTAGAGCGCTTTCTGTTTCACGTGAAGGCTCTTCTCCATACAACATCACGCGGCTCCAACTTCTGGATGG GTAGCTTGAAACACAAGGACTTGAGAGGACAAATAGTGAGTTCGCAGGCTTATGTAGATAACGAAACAGATGAGGTAGAAGAAGAAACCATGTCCGGAGGAGAAGATCCCATGGAAGCGGATGAACTTCCCTCGTCACCTTAA
- the LOC125577300 gene encoding Fanconi anemia group D2 protein homolog isoform X2 — MPYLLRFLLLAATQANVRRIISQIRQKLKFTGISQPCASQNKLKGKVPAYNSEGSILHALRSSLRFKNILCQEIIKELNGLEKPRDFKVIDVWLLILMYMNGDPIRKSIEKIFKKKVVDGCIQEALLDQCICGNKEFVKDNFGSFISLAEHLLSSKEEKAREFGSHIYTRLFEGFADNYSRQEILGALVTHVGSDNKFEVSSVLEMMTVLAKKYAQQLLPFSSHINGILDYLEGFNVENLHKVYEVFSLLALSARASPDSFRSSISNELMMIVRKQISHPDLKYQKMGLVGTLRIVSSLGDATSVPDCSSSQVSDCGEILELLKTSVDSCRQSNLALIIFYDEFAAILSQKLLQPEIMEWIGKHLGEFESLFLADLENGEMANKSSYSGLEGDLWMNLDGSISPICLNILALASSSSESCCLQILPSNFLLLSSVERLTNGGSLAGIDALLGCPLHLPSSKYFAAAGWQSLTTKQREILSLSLYYAANWIRELLNAFSSQIDKRDGCISQATEKDVTTKLLMRLRNLILLESLLSNLITLSPQSLPELHPYSATSQHTDHPERKTEKRKLQDDDASQRKGNMKNKLKKSKQSSVDEHLRQPTILDAFKKAGVVTSQTQLHENPSPSSLDGRIASGSMHETCSGDESLSVKIPQLSPALAAQRFKFRPLLPQCLSILKFPKVQSQNIRNPEYKAELPLYLYLLQDLHTKLDSLVPPGKLLPFKRGSPPGYLGGFKLVELVSQIKGLFPSLRMHLNTAMSLLIKGEETPQTIWRDEFAKAGNPNTSNIVVSESLIYTMVCKEVLFCFSKMLTLPGFETDKSLLLDLLEAFQPTDIPVDSFADLQPFPSPGTKDYLFIGVYCFFEDILNNACSFSFDLAFECLLTLQLVVTSAQKYIGKVSEEVTKNRYVGPIQGLVPSLHAKLGTSAEKLLRHEWIDETTDNKGLKNKGEMVQNILRIYLETSGSTSDLLDELACTILPQASLSKSTGEEDAHDHEFPTLCSATFRGWYKTLHEENLAILNKLVKVVSSEKRQNCQSEATEAHLRDIQKTVNVIVSLVNLCRSHDKVTIHGMAIKYGGKYVDSFLKVFDFLEAHIQDHNELVIQLVKDLQKATRTLQTLCSEAKGMKQTAITSKIPATKRSLERFLFHVKALLHTTSRGSNFWMGSLKHKDLRGQIVSSQAYVDNETDEVEEETMSGGEDPMEADELPSSP, encoded by the exons ATGCCGTATCTACTTAGGTTCTTGCTTCTTGCTGCTACTCAAGCAAATGTTAGAAGAATAATCTCTCAGATACGCCAAAAGTTGAAGTTCACCGGAATCTCACAACCTTGTGCTTCTCAAAACAAACTCAAAGGAAAAGTACCTGCGTATAATTCAGAAGGTTCTATTCTCCATGCTTTGAGATCAAGCCTTCGGTTTAAGAAT ATACTCTGTCAAGAAATCATAAAGGAGCTGAATGGTCTGGAGAAACCTCGAGATTTCAAGGTAATCGATGTATGGCTGCTTATTCTCATGTATATGAATGGGGATCCCATCAGGAAGAGCATCGAGAAGATATTTAAGAAGAAAGTGGTTGATGGATGCATACAAGAAGCCTTGCTTGATCAATGTATATGTGGCAATAAAGAGTTTGTGAAG GATAACTTTGGATCGTTTATTTCTTTGGCTGAACACCTCTTGTCAAGCAAAGAAGAAAAAGCAAGGGAGTTTGGCTCGCATATCTATACTCGTCTTTTTGAAGGGTTTGCTGACAATTATTCCAGACAAGAG ATACTAGGTGCCCTAGTGACACATGTGGGATCTGATAACAAATTTGAGGTCAGTTCAGTCCTAGAGATGATGACGGTTCTGGCGAAAAAATATGCACAGCAACTCCTTCCCTTTTCTTCTCACATAAATG GTATTTTGGACTACTTGGAGGGATTTAATGTGGAAAATTTGCATAAG GTCTATGAGGTTTTCAGTCTCCTCGCACTATCAGCTCGTGCAAGTCCTGATTCTTTTCGATCTTCAATTTCGAATGAACTTATGATGATAGTAAGGAAGCAG ATTAGTCATCCAGATCTCAAGTACCAAAAGATGGGGTTAGTTGGAACTCTAAGGATTGTTTCATCACTTGGGGATGCAACCAGTGTTCCGGACTGTTCATCATCTCAG GTTTCAGATTGTGGGGAGATTTTGGAGCTCTTAAAGACATCTGTAGACTCTTGCAGACAGTCTAACTTAGCCCTAATTATTTTCTATGATGAGTTCGCTGCCATTCTCAGCCAGAAACTACTTCAGCCAGAAATTATGGAGTG GATCGGGAAGCATCTGGGAGAATTTGAGTCACTATTTCTGGCCGATCTTGAAAACGGAGAAATGGCTAATAAGAGTTCATATTCTGGACTAGAAG GGGATCTTTGGATGAACTTGGATGGTAGTATATCACCAATCTGTTTGAACATTTTGGCCCTGGCATCTTCATCCTCAGA GTCTTGTTGTCTGCAGATTCTTccttcaaattttcttttgctaTCATCT GTTGAGAGATTGACAAATGGTGGATCCCTTGCTGGAATTGATGCTCTGCTCGGATGCCCTTTGCACCTTCCTTCTTCCAAG TACTTTGCCGCAGCTGGATGGCAATCTCTGACAACAAAGCAGAGAgaaatcctctctctctctttatattaTGCTGCAAACTGGATACGAGAACTC CTTAACGCCTTCAGTTCCCAAATTGACAAAAGGGATGGCTGCATTAGTCAGGCTACAGAAAAGGATGTGACAACAAAGCTTCTGATGCGACTCAGAAATCTAAT ATTATTGGAAAGCTTATTGAGCAATTTGATTACGCTATCTCCTCAGTCTCTACCGGAGCTCCACCCTTATTCAGCCACAAGCCAACATACTGACCATCCAGAGAGGAAAACTGAGAAGAGGAAACTACAAGATGATGATGCTTCCCAACGCAAGggaaacatgaaaaataaattgaaaaaatcaAAGCAGTCAAGTGTTGATGAACACTTGCGACAGCCAACTATTTTGGACGCTTTCAAGAAAGCAGGAGTAGTTACAAGTCAAACACAGCTACATGAAAATCCTTCCCCATCATCGTTAGATGGCAGGATAGCGTCAGGGTCAATGCATGAAACTTGTTCTGGTGATGAATCTCTAAGTGTAAAGATTCCTCAACTTTCCCCGGCCCTTGCAGCCCAAAGATTCAAATTCAGGCCTCTTCTTCCTCAATGCCTTTCCATCCTAAAATTTCCAAAG GTGCAGAGCCAAAATATACGAAACCCTGAATATAAAGCTGAG CTACCCctgtatttgtatcttttacaagatcttcatacCAAGCTGGATAGTCTTGTTCCTCCTGGTAAACTACTTCCTTTCAAACGTGGAAGCCCTCCAGGATATTTAGGGGGGTTCAAATTGGTTGAACTTGTCAGTCAAATAAAAGGACTTTTTCCAAGCCTCAGGATGCATTTGAATACAGCAATGTCCTTACTGATAAAAG GTGAGGAAACTCCTCAAACTATTTGGAGAGATGAGTTTGCTAAGGCGGGAAATCCGAACACATCCAATATAGTAGTTTCTGAATCTCTGATTTACACAATGGTGTGCAAAGAAGTTTTATTCTGTTTCAGCAAG ATGTTGACCCTCCCTGGGTTCGAAACAGACAAATCGCTGCTGCTGGATCTTCTGGAAGCCTTCCAGCCTACCGACATTCCAGTTGATAGCTTCGCGGATCTGCAACCTTTCCCTTCACCTGGAACAAAGGACTACTTGTTTATTGGCGTCTATTGTTTCTTTGAAGATATTTTAAACAACg CTTGTTCCTTCTCGTTTGATCTGGCCTTCGAATGTCTTCTAACTCTACAATTAGTGGTGACCTCTGCACAAAAATATATTGGTAAGGTATCTGAAGAAGTTACTAAGAACAGATATGTCGGTCCCATTCAGGGTCTTGTACCCAGCCTGCATGCCAAACTGGGAACTTCTGCTGAGAAACTTCTCAGGCATGAATGGATTGATGAAACTACTGATAACAAGGGTTTGAAGAACAAA GGTGAAATGGTGCAGAACATATTGCGAATATACCTGGAAACCAGTGGATCCACATCTGATTTGCTCGATGAACTTGCTTGTACCATTTTGCCTCAG GCCTCTCTATCCAAGTCAACAGGAGAAGAGGATGCTCATGATCATGAATTCCCTACACTATGTTCAGCGACTTTCAGAGGATGGTACAAGACATTG CATGAAGAAAATCTCGCAATTCTCAACAAACTG GTGAAGGTTGTTAGCTCAGAGAAACGGCAAAACTGTCAATCTGAAGCTACCGAAGCACACTTAAGAGACATTCAGAAGACTGTAAATGTGATAGTGTCTTTAGTCAACTTGTGTCGCTCGCATGATAAG GTTACAATCCACGGAATGGCTATCAAGTATGGTGGGAAGTATGTGGACTCATTTCTAAAAG TTTTTGATTTCCTGGAAGCACATATTCAAGATCATAACGAATTAGTCATCCAGCTG GTCAAAGATCTCCAAAAGGCTACAAGAACATTACAGACTCTTTGTTCTGAAGCTAAG GGTATGAAACAAACAGCCATCACCAGCAAAATACCAGCAACGAAGCGATCTTTAGAGCGCTTTCTGTTTCACGTGAAGGCTCTTCTCCATACAACATCACGCGGCTCCAACTTCTGGATGG GTAGCTTGAAACACAAGGACTTGAGAGGACAAATAGTGAGTTCGCAGGCTTATGTAGATAACGAAACAGATGAGGTAGAAGAAGAAACCATGTCCGGAGGAGAAGATCCCATGGAAGCGGATGAACTTCCCTCGTCACCTTAA
- the LOC125577301 gene encoding 60S ribosomal protein L27-3: MVKFLKQNKAVILLQGRYAGKKAVIIRSFDDGNRERPYGHCLVAGLKKYPSKVIRKDSAKKTAKKSRVKCFIKVVNYQHLMPTRYTLDVDLKEVATLEALSSKDKKVAALKEAKAKLEERFKTGKNRWFFTKLRF; encoded by the coding sequence ATGGTGAAGTTCTTGAAGCAGAACAAGGCCGTGATCCTCCTTCAAGGCCGATACGCCGGAAAGAAGGCCGTCATCATCCGCTCCTTCGACGACGGAAACCGTGAGCGTCCTTACGGCCACTGCCTCGTCGCCGGACTCAAAAAGTACCCGAGCAAGGTCATCCGCAAGGACTCGGCCAAGAAGACGGCGAAGAAATCTAGGGTCAAGTGTTTCATCAAGGTAGTTAACTACCAGCATCTGATGCCTACGCGTTACACCCTCGACGTGGATCTCAAGGAAGTGGCGACCCTCGAGGCTCTTTCGTCAAAGGACAAGAAGGTGGCGGCTCTCAAGGAGGCTAAGGCTAAGCTCGAGGAGAGGTTCAAGACCGGCAAGAACAGGTGGTTCTTCACCAAGCTCAGGTTCTGA
- the LOC125577302 gene encoding indole-3-acetic acid-amido synthetase GH3.17-like, giving the protein MIPSYDPNDTEAGLQLLEDLTTNADAIQQQVLHQILSQNSETEYLRSFLDGESCNIQENFKNKAPVVNYEDIKPFIQRISDGDSSDILSAQPITELLTSSGTSGGKPKFMPSTAEELDRKTFFYNMLVPVMNKFVNGLDEGKGMYLLFIKPEIKTPAGLQARPVLTSYYKSEQFKNRPFNKYNVITSPNDAILCEDSQQSMYCQLLCGLVQRSHVLRLGAIFASAFLRAVKFLENHFTELCADIRTGTVASWITDSGCRDSALSILNGPNQELADEIEALFNAKSREGILKRIWPKTKYIEVIVTGSMAQYIPTLEFYSGGLPLVSVMYASSECFFGLNINPLCKPSDVSYTLLPNMAYFEFLPVDDKSHEETQLESRSTDDVSLTEKDRIVDLVSVEIGRYYELIITTFAGLYRYRVGDILKVTGFHNKAPQFSFVERRNVVLSIDTDKTSEEDLMKAVTQAKLNHLQGLFLLTEYTSYADTSSIPGHYVLFWELKPRYDNDPPKLDKKMMEDCCSEVEDCLDYVYRRCRNKDRSIGALEIRVVSLGTFDALMDFSISQGSSVNQYKTPRCVKSGGALQILDSRVIGRFFTKRVPQWEPLGLDS; this is encoded by the exons ATGATACCAAGTTATGATCCAAACGATACAGAGGCTGGTCTCCAGCTTCTTGAGGATCTAACCACAAATGCTGATGCAattcaacaacaagttctccaCCAAATACTCTCTCAAAACTCAGAAACCGAATATCTCAGGTCGTTTCTTGATGGAGAATCTTGCAATATTCAAGAAAATTTCAAGAACAAAGCCCCTGTGGTAAATTATGAAGACATAAAGCCCTTCATCCAACGAATCTCTGATGGAGACTCATCCGATATCCTCTCTGCTCAACCCATCACTGAGCTTCTCACAAG CTCGGGGACTTCGGGtggaaaaccaaaatttatGCCTTCTACAGCTGAAGAGTTGGATAGAAAGACATTTTTCTACAATATGCTTGTGCCCGTCATGAATAA GTTTGTGAATGGGCTTGATGAAGGAAAAGGAATGTACCTTTTGTTCATAAAACCAGAGATCAAGACTCCTGCTGGTCTACAGGCACGTCCTGTGTTAACCAGTTACtacaaaagtgaacaattcaAGAACAGGCCTTTCAACAAGTACAATGTCATCACTAGCCCTAACGATGCCATTCTTTGTGAAGACAGCCAGCAAAGCATGTACTGTCAGCTTCTTTGCGGTTTAGTCCAGCGATCTCATGTCCTAAGACTCGGTGCTATCTTCGCTTCCGCCTTTCTTCGAGCGGTCAAGTTCTTGGAGAATCATTTCACCGAGCTGTGTGCTGACATTAGAACCGGTACTGTCGCTAGCTGGATCACTGACTCGGGCTGTAGAGACTCGGCTTTGTCAATCCTTAACGGTCCTAACCAAGAACTGGCTGATGAGATCGAGGCTTTGTTCAATGCGAAGTCGCGGGAAGGaatcttgaaaaggatttggcCTAAGACGAAGTATATTGAGGTGATTGTGACCGGATCGATGGCTCAGTATATTCCGACACTCGAGTTTTATAGCGGAGGTTTGCCTTTGGTTTCGGTTATGTATGCTTCCTCTGAGTGTTTCTTTGGTCTCAACATCAATCCTCTGTGTAAGCCATCCGATGTTTCTTACACACTTCTTCCTAACATGGCTTACTTTGAGTTCTTGCCTGTTGATGATAAGTCTCATGAAGAGACTCAACTTGAATCGCGTTCTACGGATGATGTTTCCCTTACGGAGAAAGACCGTATTGTCGATCTTGTCAGTGTGGAAATTGGACGGTACTATGAACTCATCATCACAACATTCGCAG GTTTATACAGATACAGAGTTGGAGATATCCTAAAGGTGACAGGTTTCCACAACAAGGCACCCCAATTCAGTTTCGTGGAGCGAAGAAACGTTGTGTTAAGCATCGACACAGACAAAACCAGCGAAGAAGATCTCATGAAGGCAGTGACACAAGCCAAACTCAACCATCTCCAAGGTCTCTTCTTGCTCACCGAGTACACGAGCTATGCGGACACGTCATCAATCCCAGGGCATTACGTGCTCTTCTGGGAGCTGAAGCCACGTTACGACAATGACCCACCAAAGCTAGACAAGAAGATGATGGAGGACTGTTGCTCTGAGGTGGAGGATTGTCTGGATTACGTGTACAGGAGGTGCAGGAACAAAGATAGATCAATAGGGGCTTTGGAGATAAGAGTGGTGAGTTTGGGTACTTTTGATGCCTTAATGGACTTTAGCATCTCACAAGGATCTTCAGTGAATCAGTACAAGACACCAAGATGTGTTAAATCTGGAGGAGCTCTTCAGATTCTTGATTCCAGAGTTATTGGGAGGTTCTTTACCAAGAGAGTTCCTCAGTGGGAGCCACTTGGTTTAGATTCATAG